Proteins encoded together in one Chryseobacterium taklimakanense window:
- a CDS encoding acyl-CoA carboxylase subunit beta — protein MDLEFNKREDQNKLKLAEINRLLAEIKKGGGEKRLQKLRDEGKMTARERIEYLLDKNSESIEIGAFAGYEMYQEHGGCPSGGVVVVMGYVSGKQCIVVANDASVKAGAWFPITGKKNLRAQEIAMENRLPIIYLVDSAGVYLPMQDEIFPDKEHFGRIFRNNAKMSSMGIIQISAVMGSCVAGGAYLPIMSDEAMIVDGTGSIFLAGSYLVKAAIGENIDNETLGGATTHCEISGVTDYKAADDKDALDRIKNIMKTVGDFDKAGFDRTESYPPKKSPSDIFGIIPASRADQYDTYDIIRCLVDQSEFEEYKPDYGKTIICATARIDGWAVGIVANQRKLVKSGKGEMQFGGVIYSDSADKATRFIANCNQRKIPLLFLQDVTGFMVGSKSEHGGIIKDGAKMVNAVSNSVVPKFTVITGNSYGAGNYAMCGKAYDPRLIVAWPWADLAVMGGAQAAKVLAQIQESTLKKQGKEITEEEHNEILDTISRKYQKQTEATYAAARLWTDAIINPEDTRKWISMGIEAANHSPITEKFNLGIIQV, from the coding sequence ATGGATTTAGAATTTAATAAAAGAGAAGACCAAAACAAACTTAAACTTGCAGAAATCAACCGCCTTTTGGCCGAAATCAAAAAAGGTGGTGGTGAAAAACGGCTTCAGAAACTTCGTGATGAAGGTAAAATGACTGCCCGTGAAAGAATTGAATATCTTCTCGATAAAAATTCAGAATCTATTGAAATAGGTGCTTTTGCAGGTTACGAAATGTACCAGGAGCACGGCGGCTGCCCAAGCGGTGGCGTTGTTGTGGTGATGGGTTATGTATCAGGAAAACAGTGCATCGTCGTTGCAAATGATGCCTCCGTAAAAGCCGGAGCCTGGTTCCCGATAACCGGAAAGAAAAACCTTCGCGCACAGGAAATCGCGATGGAGAACCGCTTGCCAATCATTTACCTTGTAGATTCAGCCGGCGTTTACCTTCCTATGCAGGACGAAATATTCCCTGATAAGGAGCACTTTGGACGTATTTTCCGTAATAATGCGAAGATGAGTTCAATGGGGATAATCCAGATTTCAGCGGTGATGGGGAGCTGCGTTGCCGGTGGTGCGTATTTACCAATCATGAGCGATGAGGCGATGATTGTGGATGGCACAGGTTCCATTTTCTTGGCTGGAAGTTACCTGGTAAAAGCCGCCATCGGTGAAAATATAGATAACGAAACATTGGGAGGCGCAACGACGCATTGCGAGATTTCTGGTGTTACGGATTATAAAGCTGCTGATGACAAAGATGCACTGGACCGGATTAAAAACATCATGAAAACGGTTGGCGATTTTGACAAAGCCGGCTTCGACCGTACCGAAAGTTATCCGCCAAAGAAAAGCCCGTCCGATATTTTTGGAATTATCCCCGCATCCCGGGCTGATCAGTATGATACTTATGATATCATCAGATGTCTGGTAGATCAATCAGAATTTGAAGAATATAAACCGGATTATGGTAAAACAATCATTTGTGCCACTGCAAGAATTGATGGCTGGGCGGTAGGAATAGTGGCCAACCAAAGGAAGCTCGTAAAAAGCGGCAAAGGTGAAATGCAGTTCGGCGGGGTGATTTATTCTGATTCAGCTGACAAGGCAACGCGATTTATTGCCAATTGCAACCAGCGTAAAATCCCGCTGTTATTTTTACAGGACGTCACCGGTTTTATGGTGGGTTCAAAATCAGAACATGGCGGAATTATAAAGGACGGAGCGAAAATGGTTAACGCAGTCTCAAACTCGGTCGTACCTAAATTTACCGTAATCACCGGGAATTCTTACGGCGCCGGAAATTACGCTATGTGCGGTAAAGCTTATGATCCGAGATTAATTGTCGCGTGGCCGTGGGCAGACCTTGCAGTGATGGGCGGCGCGCAGGCTGCTAAAGTTTTGGCACAGATCCAGGAGTCCACACTTAAAAAGCAGGGCAAAGAGATTACTGAGGAAGAACACAACGAGATTCTCGATACTATATCTAGAAAATATCAAAAACAAACGGAAGCAACTTATGCCGCCGCCAGATTATGGACCGATGCCATCATTAATCCTGAAGATACCAGAAAATGGATTTCAATGGGGATCGAAGCAGCCAATCATTCGCCGATAACAGAAAAGTTCAACTTAGGAATAATTCAGGTGTAA
- a CDS encoding T9SS type A sorting domain-containing protein: MNKFLFFLFFFGIFFSISTVKAQTTKESYPTAQKADDGVLVAYPNPARDFLIVKAKDAALKIKSVTFYSILGMQVATINVNMNSGELNLEKLKPGKYLMRYTLSDNTQKITQIIKH; this comes from the coding sequence ATGAATAAATTTTTATTTTTTCTATTCTTTTTCGGAATTTTCTTCAGCATTTCAACAGTGAAGGCACAGACCACGAAGGAATCTTACCCGACGGCCCAAAAAGCTGACGACGGTGTGTTGGTTGCTTACCCAAATCCTGCGCGTGATTTTTTAATTGTAAAAGCAAAAGATGCCGCCTTGAAAATAAAATCAGTCACTTTTTACTCTATTTTAGGAATGCAAGTCGCCACCATCAATGTCAATATGAATTCAGGGGAACTGAATCTTGAAAAGCTCAAACCTGGCAAATATCTTATGAGGTATACCCTGAGCGACAACACGCAAAAAATTACTCAAATTATAAAACATTGA